The following coding sequences are from one Paenibacillus stellifer window:
- a CDS encoding S-layer homology domain-containing protein: MRNNRLLRFMSILLAAVMLLIPVSEAASAAPAPALSLEAPGTAQPGGSVSVTVKGDSLADLYAYELTLTYDPQKLTYKSAVYDLESTGYGLPVSMADGKLAFAFTKLGDQTAGTDGSHGLLTVTFVAAGSGPALVKLSGITLIDSKLKSVKLEQTADASIMISSNQDAGSGTGTGGSGGSGSSGSDTGTGSSSSSQSGAASPAAGGTQVIITPEMVEGGAGSSTATVPFPADALEIIIPNEVMGLLSGHVVTISGQTFSLDIPSSVSSALAGRLSSSGSYISLKVKPYSPEEASALLSSGSAAGTGTTGSNKIAGQTFGFTLSVKNGQGAATPVETFGSPLTLRLKGDSSPDRSLTGIYYIDETGNTEFQGAKWEGDLVSAPIRHFSVYSVLKVTREFKDVSAAHWAHEAIQTLAARGIADGSGAERFEPGRKVTRAEFSAMLVRMLRLPEHTGATAFKDVQSGSWYAGAVVAAYEAGLVNGRSGGVFDPGGTLTRQEMAVMLTKAASYLNGSAPSPADSGAAVPFKDMNMIAAWADAAVRSAYAQGLIQGRTASEFDPQAALTRAEAAQALFRMAER, translated from the coding sequence GTGAGAAACAACAGGCTCCTCCGCTTCATGTCCATCCTGCTTGCGGCGGTAATGCTGCTGATTCCGGTTTCGGAGGCGGCCAGCGCCGCCCCGGCCCCGGCCCTGTCGCTTGAGGCGCCCGGCACGGCTCAGCCGGGCGGTTCGGTCAGCGTCACGGTGAAGGGAGACAGCTTGGCGGATCTGTATGCCTACGAGCTGACGCTGACCTATGATCCGCAGAAGCTGACATACAAAAGCGCAGTCTACGACCTGGAGTCCACCGGTTACGGACTGCCGGTCAGCATGGCGGACGGCAAGCTGGCCTTTGCCTTCACGAAGCTAGGCGATCAGACGGCCGGAACGGACGGCTCGCATGGGCTCCTGACCGTCACCTTCGTGGCGGCAGGCTCCGGTCCGGCGCTTGTGAAGCTGTCCGGAATAACGCTAATTGACAGCAAGCTGAAGAGCGTCAAGCTGGAGCAGACGGCTGATGCTTCCATTATGATCAGCTCAAATCAGGACGCGGGAAGCGGCACAGGTACAGGCGGTTCAGGCGGTTCAGGCAGTTCAGGCAGTGACACTGGCACAGGCTCATCCTCATCCTCGCAGAGCGGCGCGGCTTCGCCGGCAGCGGGCGGGACGCAAGTCATTATTACACCGGAGATGGTGGAAGGCGGCGCGGGATCGTCCACAGCGACAGTGCCCTTCCCGGCAGACGCTCTGGAAATCATCATCCCGAACGAGGTTATGGGTCTATTATCCGGACATGTGGTCACGATATCCGGACAGACCTTCTCGCTCGATATTCCGTCATCGGTGTCCTCAGCGCTGGCCGGGCGTCTATCATCTTCCGGAAGCTATATATCGCTGAAGGTGAAGCCTTATTCCCCGGAAGAAGCTTCGGCCCTTCTGTCTTCAGGAAGCGCGGCAGGTACTGGAACTACAGGTTCTAACAAGATTGCCGGGCAGACCTTCGGATTTACGCTCAGCGTGAAGAACGGACAGGGAGCAGCCACTCCGGTCGAAACCTTCGGCTCTCCGCTGACCTTGCGGTTAAAGGGCGATTCTTCCCCGGACCGGAGCCTGACGGGTATCTATTACATTGACGAAACCGGCAATACGGAATTTCAGGGCGCGAAATGGGAGGGAGACCTCGTATCGGCCCCCATCCGTCACTTCAGCGTATACTCCGTTCTGAAGGTAACGCGCGAGTTCAAGGATGTGTCAGCCGCTCACTGGGCGCATGAAGCGATTCAGACGCTCGCCGCAAGAGGAATTGCAGACGGCAGCGGCGCAGAGCGCTTCGAGCCCGGCCGGAAGGTGACGCGCGCGGAGTTCTCGGCCATGCTCGTCCGCATGCTGCGTCTGCCGGAGCATACCGGCGCCACTGCGTTCAAGGATGTGCAATCCGGCTCATGGTACGCAGGAGCCGTGGTTGCCGCGTATGAAGCCGGTCTCGTTAATGGACGATCCGGCGGCGTGTTCGATCCCGGCGGTACGCTTACCCGCCAGGAAATGGCTGTGATGCTCACCAAGGCGGCATCTTATCTGAACGGTTCTGCTCCGTCTCCGGCAGACTCCGGCGCGGCGGTCCCGTTCAAGGATATGAACATGATCGCAGCATGGGCGGACGCCGCCGTACGGTCGGCTTATGCCCAGGGACTTATTCAAGGGCGAACCGCTTCCGAGTTCGATCCACAGGCGGCGCTTACGCGGGCCGAAGCGGCGCAGGCGCTGTTCCGAATGGCAGAACGCTGA
- a CDS encoding glycosyl hydrolase 53 family protein, with product MRSDWISIRLRKLGIMALIFMIALTGLGMSFPQNEAAAASALSDPGTFIKGVDISTLQALEAKGIKYYENGQEKDLLAILKEHGVNYVRLRVWNDPTESDGFNNKEKLLELAPRIKAAGFKLLVDFHYSDFWADPGKQVKPAAWANLDFESLKTAVYTYTSEVLTELDQVGAYPDMVQVGNEINSGILLPDGAVGNFTNLAALLNEGIQAVRDTTPDGHSVKIMLHLAEGGNNAKFRSFFDKAKANNLDYDVIGMSYYPYWHGTLQQLKTNMDDMATRYGKEVVVAETAYPFTLDDADNAGGNIAGQKETDTAGFTASVANQKLVTEAVMNTVAHVTDGKGLGVFYWEPAWLSGVGWKTGDVNGWENQAMFDFEGNALDSLDAFQYVPGSLDTSPIKVYPSAGITIVKGVQPELPQTADVLYNDGSITSAPVVWDSIPADSLNTPGTFTVKGKVSGLDEEASIDIKVLANQNVILNPGFEDGLTNWTVTGTAAGKVEKNAANAHTGSSAFNYWYASDYAYKVSQTITGLENGVYTLRAWSSGGGGETKLRLFADGFGGDALGSDAVNTGWNVWKQYTVENIHVTNGQITVGFDVEAPAQVWGYFDDFELIKASQPSASLTGGDVTKAPGDEFSLTFGLSNLEKPFLTEEMTLRFDPSRLEFLGANSLVSGLEVVQQTANDDSSSVYLVLASTAGTVSGNPSLLDLRFKVKDGATSGAATVTAVNVSVSDGEDITASAGASASITVAAVADKAALLTAINSAEEKYNATKTGAFLGGYGTESRNAFQGAIAAAKQVYNNAEASQNDVNSATSALTAAVQTYLDSAYTLETLGVPVTIKDLASVSKGYGKTSGDSDWYLYKPLDANKDNIINIADLAATAKKIPGKF from the coding sequence ATGAGATCGGATTGGATCAGCATCAGGCTTCGCAAACTGGGCATTATGGCTTTGATCTTTATGATAGCGCTTACTGGATTGGGGATGAGCTTTCCGCAGAACGAAGCGGCTGCAGCATCGGCATTGTCCGATCCCGGCACGTTTATTAAGGGAGTGGATATTTCCACACTTCAGGCTTTGGAAGCCAAAGGCATCAAGTATTATGAGAACGGACAGGAGAAGGATCTGCTCGCCATTCTTAAAGAGCATGGAGTAAATTACGTACGGCTGCGGGTATGGAACGATCCGACCGAGTCGGATGGCTTCAACAACAAGGAGAAGCTGCTCGAACTCGCGCCCCGGATCAAAGCGGCCGGCTTCAAGCTGCTGGTCGATTTTCACTATTCGGACTTCTGGGCAGATCCGGGCAAGCAGGTCAAACCGGCCGCATGGGCCAATCTGGACTTTGAATCGCTGAAGACAGCCGTGTATACATATACGAGTGAGGTGCTGACGGAGCTGGATCAGGTCGGCGCTTACCCGGATATGGTTCAAGTCGGTAATGAAATTAACAGCGGCATCCTTCTTCCGGATGGGGCTGTCGGCAATTTTACCAATCTCGCGGCGCTGTTGAATGAAGGCATCCAGGCGGTGCGGGACACGACCCCGGACGGGCACAGCGTCAAGATTATGCTCCATCTGGCCGAGGGCGGCAACAACGCGAAGTTCCGGAGCTTTTTTGATAAAGCCAAAGCCAACAATCTCGATTATGATGTGATCGGCATGTCGTACTATCCGTATTGGCACGGCACTCTGCAGCAATTGAAGACGAACATGGACGATATGGCCACCCGCTATGGCAAAGAAGTCGTTGTTGCCGAAACGGCATATCCTTTTACCCTGGACGATGCGGATAACGCAGGGGGCAATATCGCCGGTCAAAAAGAGACCGATACTGCCGGCTTCACGGCATCCGTGGCGAACCAGAAGCTGGTAACCGAAGCGGTGATGAACACGGTGGCGCATGTAACGGACGGGAAGGGACTCGGCGTATTTTACTGGGAACCGGCCTGGCTCTCCGGAGTAGGTTGGAAGACGGGCGACGTGAACGGCTGGGAGAATCAGGCGATGTTCGATTTTGAGGGCAATGCGCTGGATTCGCTTGACGCTTTCCAATACGTGCCCGGAAGTCTGGATACGTCTCCAATCAAGGTATATCCTTCCGCCGGAATCACGATTGTCAAAGGAGTACAGCCGGAGCTTCCCCAGACGGCGGATGTCCTGTACAACGACGGTTCGATTACATCTGCGCCAGTCGTCTGGGACAGCATTCCGGCGGACAGTCTGAATACGCCCGGAACGTTCACCGTCAAAGGGAAAGTGAGCGGTCTGGATGAAGAAGCCTCCATCGACATTAAGGTGCTTGCCAATCAGAATGTCATACTGAACCCTGGCTTTGAAGATGGACTGACGAACTGGACGGTAACCGGCACCGCTGCGGGAAAAGTGGAAAAGAATGCGGCGAACGCCCATACCGGCAGCAGCGCTTTTAACTATTGGTATGCCTCGGATTATGCTTACAAAGTATCTCAGACCATCACTGGTCTTGAGAACGGCGTATATACACTTCGCGCCTGGTCCTCGGGCGGAGGCGGCGAAACGAAGCTGAGATTGTTCGCGGACGGCTTCGGCGGAGACGCGCTGGGAAGTGATGCCGTCAATACAGGCTGGAATGTGTGGAAGCAGTACACGGTAGAGAACATTCATGTGACAAACGGCCAGATTACCGTCGGATTTGATGTTGAAGCGCCGGCTCAGGTATGGGGATATTTTGACGACTTTGAGCTTATTAAGGCTTCGCAGCCATCGGCGTCCCTGACAGGCGGAGACGTCACAAAGGCGCCGGGAGACGAGTTCAGCCTGACCTTCGGACTGAGCAATCTGGAGAAGCCGTTTCTTACAGAGGAAATGACGCTCAGGTTCGATCCTTCCCGCCTCGAATTCCTGGGAGCGAATTCTCTCGTATCCGGACTGGAGGTTGTCCAGCAGACCGCCAATGATGACAGCAGCTCGGTCTATCTCGTTCTGGCTTCGACGGCCGGAACCGTATCCGGAAATCCGTCGCTGCTGGATCTCCGGTTTAAAGTGAAGGATGGCGCCACCAGCGGAGCGGCAACGGTAACGGCCGTCAACGTGTCGGTCTCGGACGGCGAGGATATTACGGCATCCGCCGGAGCTTCAGCATCCATTACGGTAGCGGCCGTGGCAGACAAGGCCGCGCTGCTCACGGCCATCAACTCGGCCGAGGAGAAGTACAATGCCACCAAGACAGGCGCTTTCCTTGGCGGATATGGAACCGAGAGCCGCAATGCATTCCAGGGGGCTATAGCGGCAGCGAAGCAGGTGTATAACAATGCGGAAGCATCGCAAAACGATGTGAACAGCGCGACTTCGGCGCTGACGGCGGCGGTGCAGACTTATCTGGATTCCGCTTATACGCTCGAAACGCTCGGCGTTCCGGTAACGATCAAGGATTTGGCCAGCGTATCCAAAGGCTATGGCAAAACCTCTGGGGACAGTGACTGGTACCTGTATAAGCCGCTGGATGCCAATAAGGATAATATCATCAATATCGCGGACCTTGCGGCAACAGCCAAGAAGATTCCGGGCAAATTCTAA
- a CDS encoding MATE family efflux transporter, giving the protein MVKNQQNGFGLWMLAWPIFLELFLQTLLGTVDTLMVSRISDDAVAVVGISNQLFGALTTLFTTFAGGAGILIAQRIGSGRMTEARSIAILGVSISAGLGIAVSILLFFFAGPIGSMLSISPELQPLSDIYIAYVGGGLFLVGMSVALGTAIRNTGNTRGPMYTGIAVNVIHIVLNYGFIFGAFGLPQMGLAGIAISNLVSRLIGTAVLYVLFSRSFEIRVKVKDFAAFSVRLFKEILSIAWPLGINSSSWVFSQLIIYSFLAQLGAEALAVRTYLNTLESYCFALGFAVAMAGQIRIAHLYGGGRTQEAYTGAFRTLFVGLAIVTANMAILFLSGRQLLGFFTNDPVIVSLGVSLLALNLLLQPAKMLNMAMGNALNAIGDTRFTMYISVVSMFLISVGCSYLFGIMAGWGLSGIYWCMIADETLRGVLVLRRWRGRKRLRSRESEAGFQSCRPEAQASI; this is encoded by the coding sequence ATAGTGAAAAATCAACAGAATGGCTTTGGCCTGTGGATGCTGGCTTGGCCTATTTTTCTGGAGCTGTTTCTGCAGACGCTGCTAGGTACGGTCGATACATTAATGGTCAGCCGCATTTCGGACGACGCCGTCGCGGTCGTCGGTATTTCGAATCAGCTATTTGGTGCGTTAACTACGCTGTTCACGACATTCGCGGGAGGCGCCGGCATTCTCATCGCCCAGCGAATCGGGTCAGGACGCATGACAGAGGCCCGCTCGATTGCCATCCTCGGCGTCTCCATCAGCGCAGGTCTTGGCATAGCTGTCAGCATTCTGCTCTTCTTCTTCGCCGGACCGATCGGATCGATGCTCAGTATCTCCCCCGAGCTTCAGCCGCTCTCCGATATTTATATCGCCTATGTCGGCGGCGGGTTGTTCCTGGTCGGCATGAGCGTGGCGCTCGGAACGGCCATTCGGAACACGGGCAATACCCGGGGGCCGATGTACACGGGCATTGCGGTGAACGTCATTCATATCGTGCTCAATTACGGCTTCATCTTTGGCGCCTTCGGCCTGCCCCAGATGGGACTCGCGGGCATTGCAATCTCCAATCTGGTCAGCAGACTGATCGGAACTGCCGTTCTCTATGTTCTGTTCAGCCGTTCATTCGAGATCCGGGTGAAGGTGAAGGACTTCGCCGCTTTCAGCGTCCGGCTGTTCAAGGAGATTCTGAGCATTGCCTGGCCGCTCGGCATCAATTCCTCCAGCTGGGTGTTCTCGCAGCTGATCATCTATTCTTTCCTCGCCCAGTTAGGTGCGGAAGCGCTGGCGGTGCGTACCTATCTGAACACGCTGGAGTCGTACTGCTTCGCCCTCGGATTTGCCGTCGCGATGGCGGGCCAGATCCGGATCGCCCATCTGTACGGCGGAGGGAGAACGCAGGAAGCGTACACCGGGGCGTTCCGCACCCTCTTTGTCGGGCTGGCAATCGTTACGGCCAATATGGCCATTCTCTTCCTGTCCGGCCGCCAGCTGCTCGGTTTCTTCACGAACGACCCGGTCATCGTATCACTGGGGGTGTCGCTGCTGGCCCTGAACCTGCTGCTGCAGCCCGCCAAAATGCTTAATATGGCAATGGGAAATGCGCTGAATGCGATCGGTGATACCCGGTTCACGATGTATATTTCCGTTGTCTCCATGTTCCTGATCAGCGTTGGCTGCTCCTATCTGTTCGGAATTATGGCCGGCTGGGGCCTCTCGGGCATCTACTGGTGCATGATCGCTGACGAGACGCTGAGAGGCGTGCTTGTCCTGCGGCGCTGGCGCGGCCGCAAGCGGCTTCGCAGCAGGGAATCGGAAGCGGGCTTCCAGAGCTGCCGGCCTGAGGCTCAGGCTTCCATTTAG
- a CDS encoding helix-turn-helix transcriptional regulator, protein MILHLAAPPLPFYIASGTHQFPPGHRHLNRQHIHVFDLLYVRSGCLYMGEEERRYEVREGQALILLPDRHHFGSRDCTESTLYDWLHFSTSGPWSVSGTGGPESRHSEAVHSETWPQGSWLQEAGEPVHGQPGPGGKVHVHREFEANPFLLRLPQYTSLPQPARMEELLDQLTRLAPEAHLSGTPLRQQILFQEMLGMLQGASEAGRLSPQTQCAELAASFLRGHFSEEITAARLGECLNFHPVYIARCMNKAYGCSPMEYLLRYRIEQSKLLLMQTGYSVARIAEEVGFRSASYFSATFCRLEGISPRQFRRQFS, encoded by the coding sequence ATGATCCTGCACCTGGCAGCCCCGCCGCTTCCCTTCTATATCGCCAGCGGAACCCATCAGTTCCCGCCGGGCCACCGGCATCTGAACCGTCAGCATATCCACGTATTCGATCTGCTGTACGTTCGCAGCGGATGCCTGTATATGGGCGAAGAAGAACGCCGGTATGAGGTCCGGGAAGGCCAGGCGCTGATCCTCCTGCCGGACCGCCATCATTTCGGCTCCAGAGATTGTACGGAATCGACCCTCTATGACTGGCTTCACTTCTCGACATCCGGTCCGTGGAGCGTCAGCGGGACGGGCGGTCCTGAGTCCAGACATTCGGAGGCCGTACATTCGGAGACCTGGCCTCAGGGCTCCTGGCTTCAGGAAGCCGGAGAGCCGGTACACGGGCAGCCTGGACCCGGCGGCAAAGTCCATGTTCACCGTGAATTCGAAGCGAATCCGTTCCTTCTTCGCCTGCCCCAATATACCTCGCTTCCCCAGCCCGCCCGTATGGAAGAACTGCTGGACCAATTGACCCGGCTCGCGCCGGAGGCGCATCTAAGCGGAACCCCGCTTCGCCAGCAGATTCTGTTCCAGGAAATGCTCGGCATGCTACAAGGCGCGTCTGAAGCCGGGCGCTTATCGCCCCAGACCCAGTGCGCCGAGCTTGCCGCCTCCTTTCTGAGAGGGCATTTCAGCGAGGAGATCACCGCAGCAAGGCTGGGAGAATGCCTTAATTTCCACCCGGTCTATATCGCCCGATGCATGAACAAGGCCTACGGCTGCTCCCCCATGGAGTACTTGCTGCGCTACCGGATCGAGCAGAGCAAGCTTCTGCTGATGCAGACCGGATACTCCGTCGCCCGGATCGCCGAGGAGGTCGGCTTCAGGAGCGCCTCCTATTTCAGCGCCACCTTCTGCAGGCTCGAAGGCATCTCTCCGAGACAGTTCCGACGCCAGTTCTCATAA
- a CDS encoding DUF6171 family protein yields the protein MTKGSSCKACRDEYRVTDEQIARILAAPMFASEHCVPEQVYQERLEACRACPKLEGGITCRVCGCIIPVVAKLKERSCPLPGGSRWQAQAVHAES from the coding sequence ATGACCAAGGGATCATCTTGCAAAGCCTGCCGTGACGAATACCGGGTGACTGATGAGCAGATCGCCCGCATATTGGCGGCTCCGATGTTCGCATCGGAGCACTGCGTCCCGGAACAGGTGTATCAGGAACGGCTGGAGGCATGCCGAGCCTGTCCGAAGCTTGAGGGCGGCATTACGTGCCGGGTATGCGGCTGCATCATCCCGGTCGTCGCGAAGCTGAAAGAAAGGTCCTGCCCGCTCCCCGGCGGGAGCCGCTGGCAGGCGCAGGCTGTGCACGCTGAAAGCTGA
- a CDS encoding alpha-N-arabinofuranosidase — MALKGVLNADIGKGTIDRNIYGHFSEHLGRCIYEGIWVGVDSEIPNTNGIRNDVVNALKQIRIPVLRWPGGCFADEYHWMDGIGPKENRKRMINTHWGGVVENNHFGTHEFMELCRQLECEPYINGNVGSGTVQEMSEWVEYLTFGGESPMSEKRKQNGHEEPWAVTFFGVGNENWGCGGNMRPEYYADEYRRYQTYVRNYDGNKIHRIACGPNADDYNWTEVLMREASRFMDSITLHYYTLPLESWEDKGNATGYDETEWFSTLKKCLKMDELITRHSTIMDKYDPERRVGLIVDEWGTWYNVEPGTVPGFLYQQNTIRDALVAGITLNIFHNHSERVRMANIAQTVNVLQAVILTEGEKMLLTPTYHVFDMYKVHQDAERLDLTLEAGTYAFNGQEIPAVTGTASKDSEGKIHISLCNLNPSAFSEVELDIRGLAGASLKVAGTTLAGSSIDAHNTFAQPEAVKPQTFSAFALNEGKLTVTLPPMSVTALELASN; from the coding sequence ATGGCTTTGAAGGGTGTGCTTAACGCCGACATCGGCAAAGGAACGATTGACCGGAATATTTACGGGCATTTCTCCGAGCATCTGGGACGTTGTATTTACGAGGGAATCTGGGTAGGTGTGGATTCCGAGATTCCGAATACGAACGGGATTCGCAATGACGTTGTGAATGCGCTTAAACAGATCCGGATTCCGGTGCTCCGCTGGCCGGGCGGCTGCTTCGCCGACGAATATCACTGGATGGACGGCATCGGGCCCAAGGAGAACCGCAAGCGGATGATCAATACCCACTGGGGCGGCGTAGTGGAGAACAATCACTTCGGCACCCATGAATTCATGGAGCTGTGCCGCCAGCTGGAATGCGAGCCGTACATCAACGGCAATGTGGGCAGCGGAACGGTGCAGGAGATGTCCGAATGGGTGGAATACTTGACCTTCGGCGGCGAATCGCCGATGTCCGAGAAGCGGAAGCAGAACGGGCATGAGGAGCCTTGGGCCGTTACCTTTTTCGGCGTCGGGAACGAGAACTGGGGCTGTGGCGGCAACATGCGCCCGGAATACTACGCGGATGAGTACAGACGCTATCAGACCTATGTCCGCAACTATGACGGCAACAAGATTCACCGGATCGCCTGCGGCCCGAATGCGGATGATTACAACTGGACGGAAGTGCTGATGCGCGAAGCTTCCCGCTTCATGGATTCCATCACACTGCACTACTATACGCTTCCGCTTGAGTCGTGGGAGGATAAGGGGAACGCCACCGGCTACGACGAAACCGAGTGGTTCTCCACACTGAAGAAATGTCTCAAGATGGATGAGCTGATTACGCGGCACAGTACAATTATGGACAAATACGATCCTGAGCGCCGGGTCGGACTCATCGTTGACGAATGGGGCACCTGGTATAACGTTGAACCGGGCACTGTTCCCGGTTTCCTGTATCAGCAGAACACGATCCGCGACGCTCTGGTGGCCGGCATTACGCTGAATATTTTCCACAACCACAGCGAGCGGGTGCGCATGGCGAACATCGCCCAGACGGTCAATGTGCTGCAGGCTGTTATTTTGACGGAAGGCGAGAAGATGCTGCTGACGCCGACGTACCATGTGTTCGATATGTACAAGGTGCACCAGGACGCCGAGCGTCTGGATCTGACGCTTGAAGCCGGAACCTATGCCTTTAACGGACAGGAAATTCCGGCCGTCACCGGAACCGCCTCGAAGGACAGCGAGGGCAAGATTCATATCAGTCTGTGCAATCTGAACCCTTCGGCTTTCTCCGAAGTCGAGCTGGATATTCGCGGACTGGCGGGAGCTTCGCTTAAGGTAGCCGGAACAACGCTGGCGGGCAGCTCCATCGACGCGCACAATACTTTCGCGCAGCCGGAAGCCGTGAAGCCGCAGACGTTCAGCGCGTTTGCGCTGAATGAGGGCAAGCTTACCGTAACGCTGCCGCCGATGTCGGTGACCGCTCTGGAGCTTGCATCGAACTAG
- a CDS encoding ArsR/SmtB family transcription factor, which translates to MKLDLTEQSLPVYEALASPVRLHILRLLTEQPMNIKELAGAAGLSSAIMTMHVRKLSEAGLIETRMAPGKSGLQKICSLAAASIEIEFPADSSAVRKSHRIDIPIGHYSDFSIEPTCGLATTSHVIGSFDDPRYFWDQDRIHAAILWFGKGFIEYKAPNFLLSSQHPEELLLRMEIASEAPGVSEDYPSDITFTLNGVKLGTWTSPGDYGDRRGNFTPAWWPQRTNQYGLLKQLRLTDSGTYIDGVKLSGVTLKDVDIRRKEWTLRLSVEEDAVHQGGLTLFGKGFGNYDEHPSMELFYTDSGYSENV; encoded by the coding sequence ATGAAACTCGATCTTACCGAACAATCACTTCCGGTCTATGAGGCCCTGGCTAGTCCGGTGCGCCTGCACATTCTCCGGCTGCTGACCGAACAGCCGATGAATATCAAGGAGCTTGCCGGCGCGGCCGGTCTGTCCAGCGCGATCATGACGATGCATGTCCGCAAGCTGAGCGAAGCGGGGCTCATTGAGACCCGGATGGCTCCCGGAAAAAGCGGGCTCCAGAAGATTTGCTCCCTTGCCGCGGCTTCCATTGAAATTGAGTTCCCGGCGGATTCGTCTGCAGTCCGCAAGAGCCACCGCATCGACATTCCGATCGGCCACTACTCGGATTTCAGCATTGAACCGACCTGCGGTCTCGCCACAACTAGTCATGTGATCGGAAGCTTTGACGATCCCCGGTATTTCTGGGATCAGGACCGGATTCATGCCGCGATTCTCTGGTTCGGCAAGGGCTTCATTGAATACAAGGCGCCCAACTTCCTGCTGTCCAGCCAGCATCCCGAGGAACTGCTGCTCCGCATGGAAATCGCCTCGGAGGCGCCGGGAGTCAGCGAGGATTACCCCTCGGACATCACCTTCACGCTGAACGGAGTGAAGCTCGGCACCTGGACAAGCCCCGGCGATTACGGAGACCGGAGAGGGAATTTCACCCCGGCCTGGTGGCCGCAGCGCACCAATCAATACGGCCTGCTTAAGCAGCTGCGCCTGACGGATTCAGGCACCTATATCGATGGCGTGAAGCTCTCCGGAGTCACGCTGAAGGATGTCGACATCCGGCGGAAGGAATGGACCCTTCGCCTGTCAGTCGAAGAAGACGCCGTGCATCAAGGCGGATTGACACTGTTCGGCAAGGGCTTCGGCAATTACGACGAGCATCCGTCGATGGAGCTCTTCTATACCGATTCCGGATACAGCGAGAACGTCTAA
- a CDS encoding galactokinase, giving the protein MPSIADTIQLIQSEDFKEKLVKLYGDNAEILKSQADRYASLVNAYEGRYAEGDVYLFSSPGRSEISGNHTDHNLGKVIATSINMDCVGVAAKTGDRKVSVKSLDYGTDFVIDLDRRGEAGEQSGTYTLVEGILEGFEKFGYNIGGFSVCITSDVISAAGVSSSASFEMLICEILNDFYNKGEMDIVIRAKIGQYAENNKWDKQSGLLDQIACGYGGLITIDFKDSVHPVIKGVDFEAIDKDYDLLIVPTGANHADLSEEYSSIPTEMKAAARVLGAQVLGELTLDDLLGRLEEVRASAGDRAVLRALHFFEENNRVDQQILALEEDRPEDFLRLVTESGNSSWKWLQNCYSNTDPGEQGVTISLVLTELFIKKIGAGATRVHGGGFAGVIMALLPKSATEEYTSYMKSFGTPHIYRIRMRKYGAVNVNAL; this is encoded by the coding sequence GTGCCGTCAATCGCTGATACGATTCAATTAATACAAAGTGAAGATTTCAAGGAGAAGCTGGTCAAGCTCTATGGAGACAACGCCGAAATTTTGAAGAGCCAGGCTGACAGATACGCTTCTCTTGTAAACGCCTACGAGGGCCGTTATGCGGAAGGCGATGTCTATCTGTTCAGCTCGCCGGGCCGCAGCGAAATCAGCGGCAATCATACCGACCACAATCTGGGCAAGGTTATCGCAACCAGCATCAATATGGATTGTGTCGGCGTTGCCGCGAAGACAGGCGACCGCAAAGTCAGCGTCAAGAGTCTGGATTATGGCACAGACTTCGTTATCGACCTTGACCGTAGAGGCGAGGCTGGAGAGCAATCCGGCACCTATACGCTGGTCGAGGGCATCCTGGAAGGGTTCGAGAAATTCGGCTATAACATCGGCGGATTCAGCGTCTGCATCACGAGCGACGTCATCAGCGCGGCGGGCGTCAGCTCCTCCGCTTCCTTCGAAATGCTGATCTGCGAAATTCTGAATGATTTCTATAACAAAGGCGAAATGGATATCGTTATCCGCGCCAAAATCGGCCAGTACGCCGAGAACAATAAGTGGGACAAACAGTCGGGCCTGCTGGACCAAATCGCCTGCGGCTACGGCGGTCTTATTACGATTGATTTTAAAGACAGCGTCCATCCGGTTATTAAGGGCGTGGATTTTGAAGCCATCGACAAGGATTACGATCTGCTGATCGTTCCGACAGGCGCGAACCATGCCGATCTCAGCGAAGAATATTCCTCCATTCCGACGGAAATGAAAGCGGCGGCCCGCGTACTCGGAGCCCAGGTTCTGGGCGAGCTGACGCTGGACGATCTGCTGGGACGGTTGGAAGAGGTTAGAGCAAGCGCCGGCGACCGTGCGGTTCTTCGCGCCCTTCACTTCTTCGAGGAGAACAACCGCGTGGACCAGCAGATCCTGGCGCTGGAGGAAGACCGTCCGGAGGATTTCCTCCGACTCGTGACGGAATCGGGCAATTCCTCCTGGAAGTGGCTGCAGAACTGCTACTCCAACACGGATCCGGGCGAGCAGGGGGTAACGATTTCCCTGGTGCTGACCGAGCTGTTCATTAAGAAAATCGGCGCCGGCGCAACCCGTGTTCACGGCGGCGGCTTCGCCGGAGTCATTATGGCGCTGCTGCCAAAGAGCGCGACCGAGGAATACACGTCCTACATGAAATCCTTCGGCACGCCGCATATTTACCGCATCCGCATGCGTAAATACGGAGCGGTTAATGTAAATGCTCTCTAA